In a genomic window of Streptomyces koelreuteriae:
- a CDS encoding DUF6262 family protein codes for MSPRTDAAVQARRQATQEMLERLQTALTAAARDHTPVTVAALARTARVSRTFLYQNQQARAVIEQATRTTRPHPGVSSSASRAQPAWKERALNAADALTQAQREIRTQRTRIAELLGKIRDLEHDLPEGSLQRIVTENTTLKQHVRQLTQDNQQIQERLTSARQNNRFMDKRIADLEAQLVPYLTTPPPRF; via the coding sequence ATGAGCCCCCGCACCGACGCGGCCGTCCAAGCCCGCCGCCAAGCCACCCAGGAGATGCTCGAACGCCTCCAGACCGCCCTGACGGCCGCAGCACGCGACCACACGCCTGTCACCGTCGCAGCCCTCGCCCGTACTGCCCGCGTCTCACGTACCTTCCTCTATCAAAACCAGCAGGCCAGAGCCGTGATCGAACAGGCCACCCGCACAACCAGACCCCATCCCGGAGTCTCCAGCAGCGCCAGCCGCGCACAGCCCGCCTGGAAGGAACGTGCACTCAACGCCGCAGACGCACTCACCCAAGCCCAGCGCGAAATCCGCACCCAGCGCACCCGCATCGCAGAACTCCTCGGCAAGATCCGCGACCTCGAACACGATCTCCCCGAAGGCTCACTTCAGCGCATCGTCACCGAGAACACCACGCTGAAGCAGCACGTACGACAACTCACCCAGGACAACCAGCAGATCCAAGAACGCCTGACCAGCGCCCGCCAGAACAACCGCTTCATGGACAAACGCATCGCCGACCTTGAAGCCCAACTCGTTCCCTACCTCACCACCCCGCCCCCGCGCTTCTGA
- the yidD gene encoding membrane protein insertion efficiency factor YidD, translating into MYRAVRHYRLTVSPTRPACCPYTPTCSTYAVRALHRYGALRGGRLILARLLRCRPGAARRRGFRDPVPPGPQRTARSRPGI; encoded by the coding sequence ATGTACCGGGCCGTACGCCACTACCGCCTCACGGTCAGCCCGACCCGGCCGGCCTGCTGCCCCTACACCCCGACCTGCTCCACTTACGCGGTACGGGCACTCCACCGCTACGGCGCGCTGCGCGGCGGCCGGCTGATCCTGGCGCGTCTGCTGCGCTGCCGGCCCGGTGCCGCCCGCCGCCGGGGCTTTCGCGACCCGGTGCCGCCGGGGCCGCAGCGGACCGCGCGCAGCCGCCCCGGAATCTGA
- a CDS encoding DUF3592 domain-containing protein produces the protein MNAQPDPTRRTLNAVAALFYAGLVAAVGVFGGGGQVAALLGGSVALYAGCFMVYAGARANVDDWRLKRRGITVVAQFSHYTNKRRVYTYATATGQSHTYQTAGSGTDPIEVTYDPARPGDARAGVSLLNTLIMVFLLAIPAFVAVMGILLVAHVVAAL, from the coding sequence ATGAACGCGCAGCCCGACCCGACCCGCAGAACACTCAACGCGGTGGCTGCCCTGTTCTATGCCGGGCTGGTGGCGGCCGTGGGCGTCTTCGGGGGCGGGGGACAGGTGGCCGCACTGCTCGGCGGTTCGGTCGCGCTGTACGCCGGGTGTTTCATGGTCTATGCCGGGGCCCGGGCGAACGTGGACGACTGGCGACTGAAACGGCGTGGCATCACGGTAGTGGCCCAGTTCTCGCACTACACCAACAAGCGGCGGGTGTACACGTACGCGACAGCCACCGGCCAGAGCCACACGTATCAGACAGCCGGCAGTGGCACGGACCCGATCGAGGTCACCTACGACCCTGCGCGGCCCGGGGACGCAAGGGCGGGCGTCAGCCTCCTGAACACGCTCATCATGGTCTTCCTACTGGCGATCCCGGCGTTCGTGGCGGTGATGGGCATCCTCCTCGTCGCTCACGTGGTTGCCGCACTGTGA
- a CDS encoding FAD-dependent oxidoreductase: MNTTALPARTEVAIVGGGPTGLALAVTLASAGIDFVVLDRLAEGANTSRAAVVHARTLEVLDELGASQELIARGIQITRFAVRDGARRLLTVPFDQLATAHPYTLMVPQYETESVLLDRLRALGGDVHRPYEVTSAVQDDNGVRLTMATGETLSAAYAVGADGMHSTVRGAAGIAFTGSAYAESFVLADVVMDWAPGPSEVSLTFGTAGLTVVAPLPGGRYRVVATVDNAPASPETTFIQKLLDERAPGQAKVTGHTWSSRFRVHHRVADHYRAGRLLLAGDAAHVHSPAGGQGMNTGIQDGYALGRAFATGQLDGYEAQRRPIAQRVVAFTDRMTRIATTRNAMARAARNIALPLLGHTAMPKKLATELAELNYR; this comes from the coding sequence ATGAACACCACCGCACTCCCGGCCCGCACCGAGGTCGCCATCGTCGGCGGCGGCCCGACGGGCCTCGCGCTTGCCGTGACCCTCGCGTCCGCCGGCATCGACTTCGTCGTCCTGGACCGGCTGGCCGAGGGCGCGAACACCTCGCGAGCCGCCGTCGTGCATGCCCGCACCCTGGAGGTCCTGGACGAGTTGGGAGCCTCCCAGGAGCTCATCGCGCGTGGCATCCAGATCACCCGCTTCGCCGTGCGCGACGGCGCCCGCCGACTGCTCACCGTCCCGTTCGACCAGCTGGCCACGGCCCACCCGTACACGCTGATGGTCCCTCAGTACGAGACCGAGAGCGTGCTGCTGGACCGGCTGCGCGCGCTCGGCGGCGACGTGCACCGCCCCTACGAGGTCACATCGGCCGTCCAGGACGACAACGGCGTGAGGCTCACCATGGCCACCGGCGAGACGCTCAGCGCCGCGTACGCCGTCGGCGCCGACGGCATGCACAGCACCGTGCGCGGAGCGGCGGGCATCGCCTTCACCGGCAGCGCCTACGCCGAGTCCTTCGTGCTCGCCGACGTCGTCATGGACTGGGCCCCGGGCCCCAGCGAGGTCTCACTCACCTTCGGCACCGCAGGACTCACCGTCGTCGCCCCGCTGCCCGGCGGCCGCTACCGGGTGGTCGCCACCGTGGACAACGCTCCGGCAAGCCCCGAAACCACCTTCATCCAGAAGTTGCTGGACGAACGCGCTCCCGGCCAGGCCAAGGTCACCGGCCACACCTGGTCCTCCCGCTTCCGGGTGCACCACCGGGTCGCCGACCACTACCGGGCCGGCCGCCTGCTGCTGGCCGGCGACGCCGCGCACGTGCACAGCCCCGCCGGCGGCCAGGGAATGAACACCGGCATCCAGGACGGCTACGCCCTCGGCCGGGCATTCGCCACCGGACAGCTCGACGGCTACGAGGCACAACGCCGCCCCATTGCCCAGCGCGTGGTCGCCTTCACCGACCGGATGACCCGCATAGCCACCACCCGCAACGCCATGGCTCGCGCTGCCCGCAACATCGCCCTGCCCCTGCTCGGCCACACGGCCATGCCCAAGAAACTCGCCACCGAACTCGCCGAACTCAACTACCGGTGA
- a CDS encoding TetR/AcrR family transcriptional regulator — MTHGAETTSTDKRSDRTKAAILRAARERFAEQGYERTTIRAVASDAGIDPSMVMRYFGNKARLFDATLTIDLRLPDLTDVPANELAQTLVRHFLERWEDDPADDALLVLLRSAVTNEQAAARMHEIFAAQVAPALAAALGPEPAAHRAGLVSAQLLGLGLTRYLLRLPAVTALTRQEIESGLAPAIQSVLDPAAS, encoded by the coding sequence ATGACGCACGGCGCCGAGACCACCAGCACAGACAAGCGTTCCGACCGCACCAAGGCCGCGATCCTGCGCGCCGCACGTGAGCGGTTCGCGGAGCAGGGCTACGAACGCACCACGATCCGCGCCGTCGCCTCCGACGCCGGCATCGACCCCTCGATGGTCATGCGCTACTTCGGCAACAAGGCCCGGCTCTTCGACGCGACACTCACCATCGATCTGCGACTGCCGGACCTCACGGACGTCCCGGCCAACGAGCTGGCACAGACCCTGGTGCGACACTTCCTCGAACGCTGGGAAGACGACCCGGCCGACGACGCACTGCTGGTCCTGCTGCGCTCGGCCGTCACCAACGAGCAGGCCGCGGCCCGGATGCACGAGATCTTCGCCGCCCAGGTCGCGCCTGCACTGGCCGCCGCCCTCGGACCGGAGCCCGCCGCACATCGGGCCGGCCTGGTCTCCGCACAGCTCCTCGGCCTCGGACTCACCCGCTACCTCCTGCGCCTCCCGGCCGTGACCGCCCTGACCAGGCAAGAGATCGAAAGCGGCCTCGCCCCGGCCATCCAGTCCGTCCTCGACCCGGCCGCCTCCTAG
- the tpg gene encoding telomere-protecting terminal protein Tpg: MGEIEDAIERAAREGFTREPPKTLKGRIGYLIRQLGSAKAVAREIGVTADSVNRYRRGARKHARPDVAARIDEAVRARWQPQVRKRRQRQAASTGGITVETRARFGYTAPVGTTDDGRFRRLTVHLPPAYAQRLFDARDTGASDQEMRGIIADGFKDVYFQDGGVRAMGLSDVAINDIDYLDLDY, translated from the coding sequence GTGGGTGAGATCGAGGACGCGATCGAGCGGGCCGCGCGGGAGGGCTTCACCCGCGAGCCCCCGAAGACGCTCAAGGGCCGGATCGGCTACCTGATCCGGCAGTTGGGCAGCGCGAAAGCCGTCGCCCGGGAGATCGGCGTCACCGCCGACTCCGTCAACCGCTACCGCCGCGGTGCCCGCAAGCACGCCCGGCCCGACGTCGCGGCGAGGATCGACGAAGCGGTGCGGGCCCGCTGGCAGCCGCAGGTGCGCAAGCGCCGGCAGCGGCAGGCGGCTTCCACGGGCGGGATCACGGTGGAGACCCGGGCCCGGTTCGGGTACACCGCGCCCGTCGGCACGACCGACGACGGACGCTTCCGCCGCCTCACTGTGCACCTCCCCCCGGCCTACGCGCAGCGCCTGTTCGACGCCCGCGACACCGGGGCGAGCGACCAGGAGATGCGCGGAATCATCGCCGACGGATTCAAGGACGTGTATTTCCAGGACGGCGGTGTCCGCGCGATGGGGCTGTCGGACGTGGCCATCAATGACATCGACTACCTGGATCTCGATTACTGA
- the tap gene encoding telomere-associated protein Tap encodes MNEEEPQMTNQPPQLFTAIDSLLAAVDDGTVLPVPAERVRLREAAGLTQAAVAQALGVRVPSIVAWEAGRAEPKAERLEAYRRLLEGLARRYPAPAPHPDHEATGPQRAPRPPAHDTLSGPATPKRPAARPATSHRPAAKQAASPAAPAVDPRFPHGPLAVLDGDGSAYGVNGIVLDCPARTIPELVEWTLGESGLGAAKLHRYGKDSDPLIVLTAAAAVKLGLPERLEGHEQRRSLRLPSDHPVVKEVGRAKWQLTQRGFGPWARIYRKAQGRQRQCVQLAILSWDALDERSWPGVAEMEPADIARVLGVYAQRVITPRGSTAVSGLELMTALRPPTRAERDEATGNWVPGHNPGSLGTEPMDPAPPEATSEHPVVVNSGWSGGFLNEEAYQWVRPVDLLSDEECHLPYAVGLDLNTAFLAAASRLVVGLSAPDHFHAPKFNPKIPGSWLVDLSHVELDPRLPSPFTPTGERPTGPAWYQTHTVAYAQELGYDVRPLEAYLRRETGAYLDPWHDRLRTAYLDTLADLGVTKDSTDAEFLAAMEGHRDTDPALAAVLAAVKATVKGGVGKLRERPQGRSYKQGERWPALERPTWRPDIRAAVISKARVNMHRKLRNMAVMTGLYPLAVLSDCVVYPSPGESPLDFLPYDASGKPKPGGFRLGPTPGLAKLEGVQTVLWAVDLMEKGLNPARHIKGGDAVLDEGE; translated from the coding sequence ATGAACGAGGAAGAACCGCAGATGACGAACCAGCCGCCACAGCTGTTCACCGCGATCGACTCACTGCTGGCCGCCGTCGACGACGGCACGGTGCTGCCTGTTCCCGCCGAACGGGTACGGCTGCGCGAGGCGGCCGGCCTCACCCAGGCCGCCGTCGCCCAGGCGTTGGGCGTGCGTGTGCCGAGTATCGTCGCCTGGGAAGCCGGCCGCGCCGAACCCAAGGCGGAGCGCCTGGAGGCCTACCGCCGCCTCCTGGAAGGACTCGCCCGCCGCTACCCCGCCCCCGCCCCACACCCCGACCACGAGGCCACCGGCCCGCAACGGGCGCCCCGGCCCCCGGCACACGACACCCTCTCCGGCCCGGCCACGCCGAAGCGTCCGGCCGCCCGCCCGGCGACGTCACACCGTCCGGCCGCGAAGCAGGCCGCCTCGCCCGCCGCACCCGCCGTCGACCCGCGCTTCCCGCACGGTCCGCTCGCGGTACTGGACGGTGACGGTTCCGCCTACGGCGTCAACGGCATCGTGCTCGACTGCCCCGCGCGCACGATCCCGGAGTTGGTGGAGTGGACGCTGGGTGAGTCCGGCCTGGGTGCGGCAAAGCTGCACCGCTACGGAAAGGACTCCGATCCGCTCATCGTGCTGACCGCCGCAGCCGCCGTGAAGCTCGGGCTCCCCGAGCGCCTCGAAGGCCACGAGCAGCGCCGCTCGCTGCGCCTGCCGTCCGACCATCCGGTCGTCAAGGAGGTGGGACGCGCGAAGTGGCAGCTCACACAGCGCGGGTTCGGCCCTTGGGCGCGGATCTACCGCAAGGCACAGGGCAGGCAGCGGCAGTGCGTGCAGCTGGCGATCCTGTCCTGGGACGCCCTCGATGAGCGGTCCTGGCCCGGCGTCGCGGAGATGGAGCCGGCCGACATCGCCCGCGTTCTCGGGGTGTACGCGCAGCGGGTCATCACCCCGCGCGGGTCGACGGCCGTCTCCGGGCTGGAGCTGATGACGGCGCTGCGCCCGCCCACGCGCGCCGAGCGCGACGAAGCGACCGGGAACTGGGTGCCCGGCCACAATCCGGGCAGCCTGGGGACGGAGCCGATGGACCCGGCGCCGCCGGAGGCCACCTCCGAGCACCCCGTGGTCGTCAACTCCGGCTGGAGCGGCGGGTTCCTGAACGAGGAGGCATACCAGTGGGTGCGGCCGGTGGACCTGCTGAGCGATGAGGAGTGCCATCTGCCGTACGCGGTCGGCCTGGACCTGAACACCGCGTTCCTGGCGGCCGCGTCCCGTCTGGTCGTCGGCCTGTCCGCCCCGGACCACTTCCACGCCCCGAAGTTCAACCCGAAGATCCCGGGTTCCTGGCTGGTCGACCTGTCCCACGTGGAGCTGGACCCGCGCCTGCCCAGCCCGTTCACGCCGACCGGCGAACGTCCGACGGGCCCGGCCTGGTACCAGACACACACCGTCGCCTACGCCCAGGAGCTCGGCTACGACGTCCGGCCGCTGGAGGCGTACCTGCGCCGTGAGACCGGGGCTTACCTGGACCCGTGGCACGACCGCCTGCGGACTGCCTACCTCGACACCCTCGCCGACCTCGGCGTCACGAAGGACTCGACGGACGCGGAGTTCCTGGCGGCGATGGAGGGGCACAGGGACACCGACCCGGCCCTGGCCGCCGTGCTCGCCGCCGTCAAGGCGACGGTGAAGGGCGGCGTCGGCAAGCTGCGCGAGCGCCCTCAGGGCAGGTCTTACAAGCAGGGCGAGCGGTGGCCGGCACTGGAGCGGCCGACCTGGCGCCCCGACATCCGCGCCGCCGTGATCTCCAAGGCCCGGGTCAACATGCACCGCAAGCTGCGCAATATGGCGGTGATGACCGGTCTGTATCCGCTGGCTGTGCTGTCCGACTGCGTCGTGTACCCCTCGCCGGGCGAGAGTCCGCTGGACTTCCTGCCGTACGACGCCTCCGGCAAGCCGAAACCCGGTGGCTTCCGCCTGGGCCCCACGCCGGGCCTGGCCAAGCTGGAGGGCGTCCAGACGGTGCTGTGGGCGGTCGACCTGATGGAGAAGGGCCTCAACCCGGCCCGCCACATCAAGGGCGGCGACGCTGTTCTGGACGAGGGCGAGTAA
- a CDS encoding response regulator, whose translation MNTNLANPCSILIVDDMEENLIAFEAVLGPLHQHLVRARSGEQALKAMLRQEFAVVLLDVRMPGMDGFETAANIKRLDQTKDVPIILVTGTDRGADYAYRGYAIGAADFIAKPVDPWVLRTKVTVFLDLHRKTRQLAMRATGTDTDRLTEITQQLTEIKLLLRNSPDTEPDMTALADRIAEVERAVGTLLPGRSAAE comes from the coding sequence ATGAACACCAACCTGGCCAACCCGTGCAGCATCCTCATCGTCGACGACATGGAGGAGAACCTCATCGCCTTCGAAGCCGTACTCGGACCGCTCCACCAGCACCTGGTCCGAGCCCGCTCCGGAGAGCAAGCCCTCAAAGCCATGCTGCGCCAGGAGTTCGCCGTCGTCCTCCTCGACGTCCGCATGCCCGGCATGGACGGCTTCGAGACCGCCGCCAACATCAAACGCCTCGACCAGACCAAAGACGTCCCCATCATCCTGGTGACCGGCACCGACCGCGGCGCCGACTACGCCTATCGCGGATACGCCATCGGCGCCGCCGACTTCATCGCCAAACCCGTCGACCCCTGGGTCCTGCGCACCAAGGTCACCGTCTTCCTCGATCTGCACCGCAAAACCCGCCAACTGGCGATGCGCGCCACCGGCACGGACACCGACCGCCTCACCGAGATCACCCAGCAACTCACCGAGATCAAACTGCTCCTGCGCAACAGCCCCGACACCGAACCCGACATGACGGCCCTCGCGGACCGCATCGCGGAGGTGGAACGCGCGGTGGGAACGCTGCTCCCGGGGCGCAGCGCCGCTGAGTAG
- a CDS encoding HAMP domain-containing protein yields the protein MGSAPEGILADLAGVFDQITTRNAHLASELERVRREVARQGRLDERLAASPGSGGWTTSVDAANALLEAMSVPIVNATRVLDAVADGDLTQRAELHDGRRQLRGDLRRLGRGVNRMVEQLSLFTGELTRVSREVGTEGRLGGRATVQGLAGDWRYVTEAVNTMASRLTAQVRDIAVVTTAVARGDLTRQVTVEATGELLELKLTVNTMVDQLRAFADEVTRVSREVGTEGQLGGRAQVPGVSGVWKDLTDNVNFMASNLTSQVRNIAQVTTAVATGDLSQKITVDARGEILQLKLTVNTMVDQLSAFAGEVTRVAREVGTEGRLGGRAQVRGVSGVWKDLTENVNFMADNLTSQVRNIAQVATAVAQGDLGKTITVEAKGEILELKSTINTMVDQLSAFAGEVTRVAREVGTEGNLGGQAQVRGVSGVWKELTDNVNFMASNLTSQVRNIAQVTTSVATGDLSQKITVDARGEILQLKETVNTMVDQLRAFADEVTRVAREVGTEGRLGGRAQVRGASGVWKDLTDNVNFMAYNLTSQVRNIAQVATAVAQGDLSKKIDVDARGEILELKTTINTMVDTLSSFSSEVTRVAREVGSEGQLGGQARVEGVYGTWKRLTTNVNELALNLTTQVRAIAEVASAVTQGDMSRAITVEAQGEVAELKDNINLMVSNLRETTRAKDWLESNLTRMAALMQGHRDLVEVADLILRELTPLVNAQFGAFFLAEAGAPPGEGLQFIAGYGTDQTGGGSPLPGSGTPGRGLIAQAAQEKKRILITDVPPDYITINSGLGTSRPASIVILPILFEDQVLGVIELASLSRFNDVHLAFIDQFVNTIGVSTNTIIANSRTESLLSESQRLTSELRERSDELQRSNAELEEKAALLATASQYKSEFLANMSHELRTPLNSLLILARLLADNPDGHLAEQEVQFATTIYRSGSDLLQLISDILDLSKIEAGRMDVRPKTLPLIKLLDYVHATFRPLTIDRGLGFEIAVEKDVPAELYSDEQRLQQVLRNLLSNAVKFTHDGHVELRVSRVLGMHFTEETLKNADAVIAFSVKDTGIGIATEKLPMIFEAFQQSEGTTNRKYGGTGLGLSISREIAGMLGGKIVAESEPGVGSRFTLYIPALHPGATAVQGPADLRTVGTAPALPPQTAPPPDATADTSPEHMLDTTESLQPGTASPDHLPEDLTGDGQTAEPANGREDTWPETTRLKEWLSGRPGRVLAGRRILIVDDDIRNVFALTHALGRVGITVRYAENGREGLEVLERASDVSLVLMDIMMPEMDGYETIRTIRDTPRLAHLPIIALTAKAMPQDRDKAIDSGANDYVPKPVNIDRLLSAICDVLDPPTDPQPAPDPASADAADDPPEDAR from the coding sequence ATGGGTAGCGCGCCCGAGGGGATCCTCGCGGACCTGGCGGGCGTGTTCGACCAGATCACCACGCGGAACGCGCACCTGGCTTCGGAGCTGGAGCGAGTACGCCGCGAGGTGGCCCGGCAGGGACGGCTGGACGAGCGGCTGGCGGCGAGTCCCGGCTCCGGTGGCTGGACGACGAGCGTGGACGCGGCCAACGCGCTGCTGGAGGCCATGTCCGTCCCGATCGTCAATGCCACGCGCGTCCTGGACGCGGTCGCCGACGGTGATCTGACGCAGCGCGCCGAGCTCCACGACGGCAGACGCCAGCTCCGCGGTGACCTGCGGCGCCTGGGGCGCGGGGTGAACCGCATGGTGGAGCAGCTGTCGCTGTTCACGGGCGAGCTGACCCGGGTCTCCCGGGAGGTCGGTACGGAGGGCCGTCTCGGGGGGCGCGCCACGGTGCAGGGTCTGGCCGGCGACTGGCGCTATGTGACCGAGGCGGTCAACACGATGGCGTCCCGGCTGACCGCACAGGTACGCGACATCGCGGTGGTGACCACGGCCGTCGCCCGCGGTGATCTGACCCGGCAGGTCACGGTGGAGGCGACCGGCGAGCTGCTGGAGCTGAAGCTCACCGTGAACACGATGGTCGACCAGCTGCGGGCGTTCGCCGACGAGGTCACCCGGGTCTCCCGCGAGGTCGGCACGGAAGGGCAGCTGGGCGGCCGGGCACAGGTGCCGGGCGTGTCCGGGGTGTGGAAGGACCTCACGGACAACGTCAACTTCATGGCGTCGAACCTGACGTCCCAGGTCCGCAACATCGCCCAGGTGACCACGGCGGTCGCCACCGGCGATCTGAGTCAGAAGATCACGGTGGACGCGCGGGGCGAGATCCTGCAGCTCAAGCTGACGGTGAACACGATGGTCGACCAGCTGTCGGCGTTCGCGGGCGAGGTCACCCGGGTCGCCCGCGAGGTCGGCACGGAGGGCCGTCTGGGGGGCCGGGCCCAGGTCCGCGGGGTGTCGGGAGTGTGGAAGGACCTCACCGAGAACGTCAACTTCATGGCGGACAACCTGACCTCGCAGGTCCGCAACATCGCCCAGGTGGCGACGGCGGTCGCGCAGGGCGATCTGGGCAAGACGATCACGGTGGAGGCCAAGGGCGAGATCCTGGAGCTGAAGTCGACGATCAACACGATGGTCGACCAGCTGTCGGCGTTCGCGGGCGAGGTCACCCGCGTGGCCCGCGAGGTCGGCACCGAGGGCAATCTGGGCGGTCAGGCGCAGGTCCGCGGGGTGTCGGGGGTGTGGAAGGAGCTGACGGACAACGTCAACTTCATGGCGTCGAACCTGACCTCGCAGGTCCGCAACATCGCCCAGGTGACGACGTCCGTCGCCACCGGCGATCTGAGTCAGAAGATCACGGTGGACGCGCGGGGCGAGATCCTGCAGCTCAAGGAGACCGTGAACACGATGGTCGACCAGCTGCGGGCGTTCGCCGACGAGGTCACCCGGGTCGCCCGCGAGGTCGGCACGGAGGGCCGTCTGGGAGGCCGGGCGCAGGTCCGCGGGGCGTCGGGGGTGTGGAAGGACCTCACGGACAACGTCAACTTCATGGCCTACAACCTGACCTCGCAGGTCCGCAACATCGCCCAGGTCGCCACGGCCGTCGCCCAGGGCGATCTGTCGAAGAAGATCGACGTGGACGCGCGCGGCGAGATCCTGGAGCTGAAGACCACCATCAACACGATGGTCGACACGCTCTCCTCGTTCTCCTCCGAGGTCACCCGCGTGGCCCGCGAGGTCGGCAGCGAGGGGCAGCTCGGCGGCCAGGCGCGGGTCGAGGGTGTCTATGGCACGTGGAAGCGCCTGACGACGAACGTCAACGAGCTGGCGCTGAATCTCACCACTCAGGTCCGGGCGATCGCGGAAGTGGCCAGCGCGGTCACCCAGGGCGACATGTCCCGCGCCATCACGGTCGAGGCACAGGGCGAGGTCGCCGAGCTGAAGGACAACATCAACCTCATGGTCTCCAACCTCCGCGAGACCACCCGCGCCAAGGACTGGCTGGAGTCGAACCTGACCCGCATGGCGGCGCTGATGCAGGGTCACCGCGACCTGGTGGAGGTCGCCGACCTGATCCTGCGTGAGCTGACGCCGCTGGTGAACGCGCAGTTCGGAGCGTTCTTCCTGGCCGAGGCGGGAGCACCGCCCGGCGAGGGCCTGCAGTTCATCGCCGGGTACGGCACCGACCAGACAGGCGGGGGCAGCCCGCTGCCCGGCAGCGGCACCCCGGGCCGCGGGCTCATCGCACAGGCCGCGCAGGAGAAGAAACGCATCCTCATCACGGACGTCCCGCCCGACTACATCACCATCAACTCCGGCCTCGGCACGTCCCGTCCGGCCAGCATCGTCATCCTGCCGATCCTCTTCGAGGACCAGGTGCTCGGGGTGATCGAACTGGCCTCGCTGAGCAGGTTCAACGATGTGCACCTGGCCTTCATCGACCAGTTCGTCAACACGATCGGCGTCTCGACCAACACGATCATCGCCAACTCCCGTACGGAGTCGCTGCTGTCGGAGTCCCAGCGCCTCACCTCCGAGTTGCGCGAGCGGTCCGACGAACTGCAGCGCTCCAACGCCGAACTCGAGGAGAAGGCCGCACTCCTCGCGACCGCCTCGCAGTACAAGTCGGAGTTCCTGGCGAACATGTCGCACGAACTGCGCACACCGCTGAACTCCCTGCTGATCCTCGCCCGTCTTCTCGCCGACAACCCCGACGGCCACCTGGCCGAACAGGAAGTGCAGTTCGCGACCACCATCTACCGCTCAGGCTCGGACCTTCTCCAGCTGATCAGCGACATCCTCGACCTGTCGAAGATCGAGGCCGGCCGGATGGACGTACGCCCCAAGACCCTCCCGCTGATCAAACTGCTCGACTACGTCCACGCGACATTCCGGCCGTTGACCATCGACCGAGGGCTGGGCTTCGAGATCGCGGTCGAGAAGGACGTACCGGCCGAGCTGTACTCCGACGAACAGCGCCTCCAGCAGGTACTGCGCAACCTGCTCTCCAACGCGGTGAAGTTCACCCACGACGGCCATGTCGAGCTGCGTGTCAGCCGGGTGCTGGGCATGCACTTCACCGAGGAGACACTCAAGAACGCCGATGCCGTCATCGCCTTCTCCGTCAAGGACACCGGGATCGGCATCGCCACCGAGAAGCTTCCGATGATCTTCGAGGCGTTCCAGCAGTCCGAGGGCACCACCAACCGCAAGTACGGCGGCACCGGCCTCGGCCTCTCCATCAGCCGGGAGATCGCCGGAATGCTCGGCGGCAAGATCGTCGCCGAGAGCGAGCCGGGCGTGGGCTCCCGCTTCACCCTCTACATCCCCGCGCTCCACCCCGGCGCCACGGCGGTGCAGGGCCCCGCGGACCTGCGCACCGTCGGCACCGCACCCGCCCTGCCCCCGCAGACCGCACCGCCGCCGGATGCCACCGCGGACACCTCACCCGAGCACATGCTCGACACCACGGAATCCCTCCAGCCCGGCACCGCGTCCCCGGACCACCTCCCCGAAGACCTGACCGGCGACGGCCAGACCGCCGAACCCGCCAACGGCCGCGAGGACACCTGGCCGGAGACCACCCGTCTCAAGGAATGGCTCAGCGGCCGCCCCGGCCGCGTCCTGGCGGGCCGCCGCATCCTCATCGTCGACGACGACATCCGCAACGTCTTCGCCCTCACGCACGCACTGGGCCGTGTCGGCATCACCGTGCGGTACGCGGAGAACGGCCGAGAGGGCCTGGAGGTCCTGGAACGCGCCTCCGACGTCTCCCTGGTCCTGATGGACATCATGATGCCCGAGATGGACGGCTACGAGACCATCCGCACCATCCGGGACACCCCCCGCCTCGCCCACCTGCCGATCATCGCCCTCACCGCCAAGGCCATGCCCCAGGACCGCGACAAGGCCATCGACAGCGGAGCCAACGACTACGTCCCCAAGCCGGTCAACATCGACCGCCTGCTCTCCGCCATCTGCGACGTACTCGACCCGCCCACCGATCCGCAGCCCGCACCGGACCCGGCCAGCGCCGACGCCGCCGATGATCCGCCCGAGGACGCACGATGA